Genomic segment of Salvia hispanica cultivar TCC Black 2014 chromosome 2, UniMelb_Shisp_WGS_1.0, whole genome shotgun sequence:
GaatagaaaatacaaaagaaaagataatCCTCAAAAGAGGCCCTACGGTACTACCGTCCTGAACTGAAGACACTTTGCTCTTCTATTTAGGAGCTATTTAGGAGACTCTTTACTTTGAATAAAACTCATAAAGAATCCTAAACCAACTTTAACTCTAGGAGATAACAGCTATATCTATACAATTACTAATGCTAGACTCCCTGCTCAAACAAATACCTGATAAAGAATAATAAACCACTGAAGAGAATGTAGTGAATGGAGTGGATGCCTTCTATAGAAAACATCCATCAGTATGTTTCTAAGTGACACCTTTTTAGTTCTTGTGCCTGATATTGCTGTTAATTGGTTTTGACAATATGCAGGTCCAGAAGAGGAGAATTTATGATATTACAAATGTTCTTGAAGGGATCGGTTTGATAGAGAAAACCACCAAGAATCACATTCGTTGGAAGTATGTTACGATCACCTTCCTTCACTTGTACATGTCTCATGCTTTTTCATGTGAACCATGTGTGGCTTCTTTGTGACAGAGGAGTTGAGATGTATGGACCTAAGGAGCAAGATGACAAAGTTTCTCACTTGAAGGTGCACCTATAGCACTTCTATGtaattgtcaattttaatcattattgCTACTTATTTATTGGTAAATGTAGATATGAAGTACATTGTTATATATAGAAGTTTCTTTGTTTAAAATCTTACGctgtttataaaatttcaagtgTCAGTGACagaattatttttcatgacaGGCTGAAGTTGAACTTCTACGTGCAGAAGATTGTAGACTTGATGATTGCATAAGGTATGGATAAttgaaagaaataacaatctcTTGTAATCTTAAAGCTTAAAGGTGCTTGGCTAATGACTTAATTTTACACAGGCAGAAACTAGACGACATTAGGGGACTTGATCGAAAGTATGCTGATGTGTccccttttgattttttatgtatacTAGTAGCGAAATTTGGTATTATAGTTTTTGGTATTTCTGCAGGAATCTCTTTCTGACAGAGGAAGATATCACGAGTCTTCCAAATTTTAGGGTTTGAACTCTCATGACATCcagaattttttcatttccttacTCCTATATTCCACTGACTaggcattttatttttgtacgACTGCTACAGAATCAAACTGTTATCGCCATTCAAGCTCCTCGTGCAAGCTTTCTGGAAGTGCCAGATCCTGATGAGGTGGGTAACTGGATTATTCTGGTTCATACTTTTCTTACCATTTTTTGTTGGTTTCTTAATGGTGCCATTTATCTCAGGATATTGGTTTCTCTCAGAAACAACATAAACTTATTGTGAGAAGCACGACTGGACCTATTGATGTTTATCTCCTGAGGTACTTGTATCAAGAGCTTGAGAAGTTGATGCATCCactaaaattttctttatctttgtACACCTGTGAAGGATGCATATCAAAGTTATTACAAAGTTGTGTGATAAGACCCTCAAACTACAATTTATGTAGACCTCTAATATCAAATTCGTAAAATTTCTGCAGCAAAAAGGAACAGAAAAGTAGAGATGCCTCAGTCAAGCGTGCCAAGTTGTTGGATTCAATGGCCAGGACTAGTAGCAGTAGAGTTGATGAAGCCGATCTGTCCTCAAGTCCTGATACTTCAACGACCTCCAAGGCATCAGGGTTCCAGAAAATAGTCCCGTTTGATGTTGGTGTAAGTTCGTTTTTATAGCTTCAGTTAGTAATTGGTGAGAGGGgttcattatctttttttaactGTGCACGGCTGCATGCAGAGTGATGATGACTACTGGTTGAGATCGGATCGTAATGTGAGCTTATCAGATTTATGGAGCTCGGAAGAGTTGTAGCACTTCAACAGGACAAAAGGATGTGCTGACCAACAAACAGAGGGAAAATGAAGGATGTATATAAGTTAGAACTACAGTTTTATTTCTATACCTACAATTATATTGAGTGATCAATCTGGAAAATGAGATCTTCAAATATCTCGCAGATTGGCTCTTCAGGTAGAAAAAATAAGGATGGAGCctatcaataataaaatccctttttgcacttttgaaaatttcaaatgtaTATCTTTAGCATTCAATGCCTAAATAGTGTTTACAACGTGGGTCATCCAATTATTTGttcctattatttttatatggggATTATGATCATCTTATGCATTTTCCTTTCATTTTGGTCATTTGCAGCAGTACTGATGTGAGAATGCCTTCTTCAATTTCAGTATTGATATTTGTTTGATGTTTACGctataattagttttaacttatttttcctctacttatgatattttttgctTACATTATGCTAATGTAATTTATAAGCAATAACATAAAGAAATGGACATTCATACTTAGAGTCGAACTCTGGTTTTATTGAGCTCAGGTCATTTATGAAAGGGTTATTCTTCATGAACATTGACCACGGGTTTAGCctgtatttaaaatgttactTATAAGTACTCAATTGTCTTGTTCAATTAATAGTTCAAGTCAAAAAATTTGAGACTTTTGTAGATATTTTCAAGTTTGGCTAAAAAGTCACTACATGGTCAAAGTAAAAACAACCCTTTGTTAAATAGAGGATTGAGTTCAACCCAAATCCATACTCAATTTATTTGTAACTCTAAAACAAAGTTAACAATTCTTCGTATATAGAGTCTTTTTGAAAACTAGAGGTGCAAAAGCATTGTAGCTTTACGATAGTTATCCAATTACCGTGTTAGTGTGCTATGTACAGAAAAGGAGATAGTCTAATTCAAACAAATGTGTATCAAATGTAGTCCCATAAAATGAGATTGTCACTAGattacagaaaaaaaaaaaaaaaaattgcagatctctggaaatgaaaaaaaaaatcacatgccTCTTTTTTAGCTCCTAATCATTGTACTGGCGGAACTACATGGTGTTAATAAAGGGCTTTAGCCTCcatacaataaattttttttattaatataatattgtcaaattttcactattttgtGCTAATCGTGGTTGCTCGGAAAAGTAATCCTGAAGAGCCATTGGGCGGCTACCTCTTGCTCACGAGTCACGATGGATGTATCGCCGGTTTGGCGGCACAAGACTTCCTCCCTatatctctttctttttcgAATGATTCTGTCAAGATTCGAAGGATTTCCTCTCTTGAATTAGCCCAAGTAAAACTTTTAGAGAAAATAAGTGAGAGACTTTCTTTGTTGTAAAAAAATAACGTGACGAATGAAGTATTATAAATGGGTTTAGGATAAATTggatgataaaaaataaaaaaaaataaaaaagaaaaaacaacgataaaatgataatatttggAGAAGtggaaaaattttaatatatattttttttattttttcaatttataaaaaatggttaaaATACGATACCCACTCGGGGGCCGGCGAGTGGGTGTCACCGCTCACGCCACAACGCGCCGCATGTAGGGTGGGGGGCATCTCCAAGAGTCAATCCACTAGCAGCGTGAGCTCGCCGCTGGTTCATCTCGGCGAGCCCGAGCTACGAATGCCCTAAAATGTACTCCTTGTGTCATTACCTAGGCAAGACGTTTCTATTTTGACCCAAGAATTTAGATAGTGGGGttttagtgaattaaattactataaataaataagagtaaaggccaaatgtggtccctaacatatggtcgttttatcaatttggtccttaacattatcatttagattatttggtccctcacatataaactcggacccgaatcggtcctcacttaacagaaccgtcaaaaaatagacggtgattgcaatttgactatattaaattactaatggtaattaattatacataattataattcttaattcctattaaattacaaattattcatttcattttgcaactgatactatcttttttccaattttgctaataggaaaagaattataattaggtaaattaattaccattagtaatttaatatagtcaaattgcggttatcgtctattttttgacggttctgttaagtgaggaccgattcgggtccgagtttatttgtgaagGACtatataatcaaaaagataatattaaggaccaaattgataaaacagCCATATGTTAGGAACcacatttggcctttactcaataaataattatattatagcaagcaaaagtaagaaagagaaagagatggaggataaagtaaaagataattatataataaaatgatagagaGATTAACGcaaaaaagtgaaagatcgaataaaataagagagataagagGATAAAGGAGGAGATGGgagttaattattttcaaaaaggaaaatgtctCACTTAGATTGAAGCAtataaaaaaggaatacgtCTCATTTAGGTTGGGACATGAGGAGTAGTTCACTctgattaataaaaatattcgtTTCGTCCATgaaaaaatgtctcattttgctattttcgGATGACTGAGATTTAaagtcccattttttttttttcatttagatAAATGTATGCACCATTCAACTATTTAACTATACACACactctattataaaataaaacaatactagtattataaaaaagtggactcatttcaccatttttcttcataaagtcaaataattagttaaaacCGTGTCaagtaaaatgagattatGAAGGTCAGGAAGAAGGAAGCAGTAGCAAATTACAGCAAATGTATAACTACTTTTTCGTGAAAACCATTTGAACCTATTTCTATTTGTAGAGAAACATATCTTCAAGGTTGCTGgaaaaattgaacaaaatcCCACCAACCATTCTCCATACTTTCCATGGCAAAGATTGAAGTCAGCCCCACACAATCCACATTCCTTCACTGAAACACACCAATAGATTCTCCTCTCCATCATATTATTCAAGGATTTACTGCAATTGATTAcggaaaagggaaaatgttAGCTTCTCGCCTCAACTCTCCATTTCTCCATTGTCCCCTTAAGCTTTCCTCCCCATCCCCATTTCCCacaaaacccctcaaaacGCAACGCTCTCCCTCTTCCTATCCATGCGTCAGAGCAGTTGATCTTGATCAGAGCACAGTACATAACatttttcctaaaatctattcttattaattttttctccaaTTGGTGATATGAGTAATGAATTTGATTGCAGATAGTGGCAATTACAGTTGGAGTGGTCAGTGTTGCAGTCGGGATTGGAATTCCTGTCTTTTATGAGACCCAAATTGACAGTGCTGTAGGTTTTCTACTTCCCTTTTCTCAtcattttcccccttttttagGTCTTTTAAAATGTTGGATTGTTTGAAGTAACTATTGAATTATGTATTGATAAGAGTTTTGATATGGAGTCTTTACTGTTGTTTTTTTAAGGCCAAGAGAGAAAATACACAGGCATGCTTCCCCTGTGAAGGCTCCGGTGCTCGTAAGTCATTCTCATTGTTGCCTAAATTGAGATTTCTAATTGATGTGCAAAAACAGTTGAAGGTTCCTtctatatttagtttgatggTGGCTTTAGAGAGTTAGAGAAGGTTGCATATTAGATGTTGCTATCCCATACCATTACGAAGTTTTCCTAACTTTGCacgcgcgcacacacacacacttgcgATATGAAATAGGTTCGTGGAGATATTGATCCAATTACAAAGTGAATGCATGATATGTGCTTGTCAATTTCGGTTCCATAAAGTTTTAGTCGTATGAGTTCTGAATGCCGTAGTTGGGAAAAAGAATTTCTCCTACGAAGGATACGCAAAGGAAGAAAGCACtacttgaaataaaatttgttattctTGGTTGTTCTTTTGTTCATTGttacttttgaaaatatatagtgttAGGAAAAATGTATCAAAATGTGTATTAGAAGGCTATCCTCCAACAATGCTGGTGTGTTTTACCTCTGATTTTCctaaatatactaatatttaccATATACCGAAGCTAAAAGTTCCATATggaaattaatttgtaaacATAATGCTAAATTGATATTAGGGGCCGGCCTGACTTGTTACGCATTGGTTTATTATACAAGTAAGAGCCATGCTATTCCAAGTCCAAACAAAATGACAATGCCATTGCCTAGTTATATGCCCAAAAGAGGGCTCCGTAACCAGCCGCTTCATGCACGCCCCATTTATTCCACCCCTAATAATCCAATTCGAGACCATGGCGAAGTATGGCGATTGAATAATTATGATGATCAACGGATAAGTAACATAATGCAGAGTGTGTCGGTTTCTGGAGTGTTATTCAGTTAGCCATACATGATGATCAATCTGTTTAATGGGTCCGGTTTTGAAAGAAGAAGGTTTTCAAATGTTAATCTCTTGATTTTCTTGTTCTCTTTTTTCCTAATGCACTATTGTGCGTATTTTCGTGTTATGCATTATGTATTGAATGATATGGACTAGTCTAGTACTGTTTTTTGTTATGTAGAGGTATCTGGCTTTCACTAGTGATAAGTGGTCGTAAATACAAGTAGCAAGATGAACGGGTATTACTCTCCTAAAATACAACTACATATCTGTCTCTGTTGTATTAAATCTGTTGCATGCCTTCTGCTATATAAGTGCACTTGTTTGTGTGTCCTTGCCATTCTCGTACATGCGCAGTAGCCCACGGTTTAGTATACATGAACCGGGTGCTTTTCCTAGATTTGTAATCAGCTATACTGTATTATTCAATATTACAAATTTTCTGCAGAAAAATGTAGATTTTGCTTGGGTACCGGCAGTGTGTCTGTTGAGCTTGGTGGCGATGAGAAAGAAATTTCTCGGTGCATCAACTGTGACGGGGCTGGCTCATTGACGTGCACCACATGCCAGGGCAGTGGAATTCAACCTCGTTACCTTGACCGTAGGTGAGTTGACTGATCATATATCGTTTATCTCCATCCGTTATGTAAGTTACAGCTATTATCGGTATATACAAACGCACAGAAGAGTGGAAACTGTATGCCTTGTAATGGCTACCTAACGATGATGAACACTTACAATTATTCTTCTGTTTTGCATCAATCAGAGAGTTTAAGGACGACGACTGAGTGCTGCAGAGAACATGGCTGCGTTCGGATGAATTCTCTAATGCCAAATTAACTGTGTTGAAGTTACGTGGATAGGGCATTGACACATTTTTGCtcaaatacatatatatatttttgtgtattttcttgattttgtgtaTTTCACTTGTTCGGCTTTTACATGCATTTGATGTATGTTGACTGAAAGCAGATGTAGAGAACAATGTGTGGAAAGGAGAAACTATATCTATAATATCTTCAGTTTTTTATGATAGTAGAAGAAAGAAATTGAGTTGCAAATGTAACTTGATAAGagagtagtaatatttatttgaattgataAGAATCCAACTACTaagattcaaaaatatactcaAAAATCTTTCTTTGAACAAGATTCAGTTCATTAAAAgtgaaagaaggaaaaagttttatttatttttatgatattaaagGATGTGgaagtaaaatatttcatctattttgtCACATTTAGGGGAAACAAAAGTGAAATGATTTTTCAAGATAAGCGGAATACTCATCTGaaatatcttaaatttaaatacttgatcataaactaataattaaatctctataaatatttctGCCTTCATCCCAAGGTAGTTGGAGCATTTCTTCTggacacgagatttaagaaattaattttgttaaagattaaagtggagagagtaaagtaaaagagggaATAATGTAAGAGAGCTACTTCGTAAATCgagaaaagaaataagaattttGTTCGCTTGAAAACTACTTCTTgatatgatggaatggaatggtggAATGGAACGTGATTCCTACTTCCATTCTATTGATTTGTTTGGTGTGATAGAATGAATGAGTAAATGGATGAAAACGCAAAggaaatccaagaaaaatgaCATTTCATTCCAACCTTCGTTCCATTCCACCATACCAAGCATATTTGCCGGCTGGATTCACCGTTCCTCCGTCACAGGTCGTGTATTGCACGGATGCGACACCagtttcattaaaaaaaatctaaataatcataatctcattttaataatgactGAAAACGTGTTTAAAGCTCGTCGACAGCAGGGTTCGAACCTGCGCGGGCGAAGCCCAACAGATTTCAAGTCTGTCTCCTTAACCACTCGGACATATCGACAATTTATACAActattaaaatgaaactaatCAAAAATTACCTATAAATGAGGGGTAAGCATGTAACTGCAGATCCTATAGTTGGGATGTagatcaacaatttttttccttattgaGGTTTATTCCTATTTAGATATATTAGCTACAGTGTATTTTCCTAGTTTTAGAAATACTCCtactagtttttaaaattattgaatattttgctACATTGAAACATTATATGATTGTCATCATCTCTCATCCaaaagaattaacaaaaataaataaataaacaatatacCAATTCCAGTTAGAAATTCATAGAATTACCAACTAACTTAACTAACATCTACAGTCTTCAGCAGCATTTATCGGTCCTCTGTTTTCTCCTACAGACTCTCATCACGTTTACATCTTGCCAACTCCACTACATTTTCATTACTTTATCAAAAAATTCtctaaaaatatatccattcTCCCATCCAAAAATACCCAATACCTTGCTCACTTCAAAACAGTATCAATAAATCTGAGAttaatatttcacattttgttTGGTTGGTGTTTTCTTGTTTCATCTAATTTAAAGAAGTAATCGCCCTATAACTATATAGGGTAGatcatcgtcatcatcattgaattttatagaagaaaatttgtaattaatcgTTTTCATCCGTTGACAATGATGGAtcggaagaagaagaagggatCGTGTTGGGGTTGGTTCGTGTTGTTAATAGTGTTAGGAGGCATCGCATTCTCGATTTTCGTACTTTTCAGGAACTCTAAACCGGGCTCGGTTTTCGCTGCCGCCTTCTCCGTCTCTAAGAAATATTCCAACGCTCTAGGCGTCGCAATGCAGTTTTTCGACGTACAAAAATGTACTTTCTCATCACTAATTACTCGTTCTTTACAATCCCAAGTGTTGCTTAATTTCTTCAAGATACGGACTCCAGTGGCTTGCACCGATTGCCTTAGGGCAATCGGTGCAGGCTTAAAGACAATATGAGTTCTCTATATCTTGGTAGATTAGTCTTTTAGGATTAGTTTTTCTGTTTGGTTTGTAATATTAGTATGGAGTGGTGAATTGAGAAAAGAGTCATGACCAACGAACTCAGAGTAGTGGCTTGGAAAAAGAAGTAGTCATGATTAACAAGGACGTTGGCCTTTAAGGGATTGATTGTTAAGGACACTAGTATTTTATGTCGGGTTGTTTAAGACAACTGATGTGATGTTTATAAACTAAACAGATAGACAGACTAGTCttttgaaataagttagtgatATTTTGCTTTTAACACTAAATACATGTGATTGAAATAGTTGTGATAAGGTTGATGgttgttgttgatatttgatggTGATGGTATGTGTTGGGTGCAGCTGGAAAGTTGGAGGATAGTAACATAGCTTGGAGAGGGGATTCTGCTTTGAAAGATGGAAGTGAGGCAAAGCTTGATCTGTCCAAAGGGATGTACGACGCCGGCGATAATATGAAGTTTGGATTTCCGATGGCCTTCACCGCCACCGTGCTCTCGTGGGCCATTCTCGAATACGGAGCCCAGATGATGCTCGTCGATCAATTGGAGCCTGCTCAAACTTCCCTCAAATGGATCACCGATTTCCTCGTCAACGCTCACCCGGTTGATAATGTCCTATACATTCAGGTTCATTCACCATCACTCATACTATCATACACTCCCctcgtccacgaaaaatagtactccctccgctccatagtaatatagtcattttgccattttggtacgttctatagtaatagagtaatttttctttttagtaaaagtcaacacattttttcacacctactttactttttcttacttttttttctcttcatctctctacatttttaattttccacttttttcttctttacttaactcacttaacacaatttttcttaatctccgtgccgaaaagaaacgcctccattactatggaacgaaggagtagtaatattttttcattttgaatagtccatcaaaattatcttctactccctccgtccgccattaggagtctcattcatggcgacacgagttttaagaaatgttaagaaaagtgggtggaaaaaaagttagtggaacaagggccccacttgtatatattagttttaaataaaatgtgagttgaatgagttagtggaaggtggaaccctattactatttatggtaaaagtgaaccgggactcctattcgcggacggagggagtatctattTATAGTAGTTTTTTCTCTATGGGTCCAATTTTTCACTAATAACAAACTaatcactttctctctctatcttctttactttatcaactaagactattttttatggacggaggaaAAACTATTGGCAGGTGGGCAATCCAAAGGTGGACCACGGTTGCTGGAACAAGCCGGAGGATATGACGGAGGCGAGGCCTCTACTGATGGTGAACGTCACATCTCCGGGGAGCGACGTTGCAGCCGAGGCAGCCGCGGCCCTGGCTTCGGCTTCACTTGTTTTTAAGAGCGTTAATGCTACGTATTCAAGCTTGCTTCTGAAGCATGCTCGTCAATTGTTCGCATTCGCAGACAAGTATAGGAAGTCTTATAGCATCAGCATTCCTCAAGTTGGAGAGTTTTATAACTCCACCGGCTATGGGGATGAGCTCTTGTGGGCCGCGGGCTGGCTCTACCACGCCACAGCTGAGCAACCTTATCTCGACTTTGTGACCGGGAAAAATGCCGATCAATTTGCTGATTGGGGGAATCCGTCATGGTTTAGCTGGGATAACAAGCTCCCTGGAGCACAGGTAGTTCCAATTCTCTTTTTATACTGatgtgaatatttatttatttttatttgtcaacATAGATACATACTACTATCTCTGTCAACAAACAATGTCTTGGTACTGGAcgatacaaattttattataaaattaataaagtaagagagattgaAAAAAACTGATTAAGGTGTTGTAGTGAAAATTGAAGTACCAAAAACAGATAAAGACTAATTTGGTAGACGGtccaaaatagaaaaccaTGACTATTTCCGTGTTGGACTCTACTTGTAATTAAGCATGCATGTGCTCGACTGCAGGTCCTAATATCTCGAATTAGCTTCTTCGGAGGAAAAGACATCTCCAACTCCGACATCCTCATGCAATATCGGGACTCTGCAGAAGTGGTAATGTGCGGCCTTCTACCGGAATCACCATCCGCCACCTCTAGTAGAACCGAGAGTAATCTTCTTGAGCCTTCGCGcgttaacaatttaaaatttagaatatcctaaaaattatttcaataattgaatataGTAGAAAAATGTTACATATACTAAGTGAACACAGACCGCTCACGTTTAGCATTATTTATTTCGGTTTATacatttagtttgattttaatactttaaaaattattatttaatttacatcGATATGAGATATTTGTTTGTATGCAGATGGTTTGATATGGATAAGTGAATGGAACGCATTGCAGCATCCGGTGGCATCAGCATTTCTAGCAGTCCTCTACGGCGACTACATGAACGCTGCACAGGTGTCTTCCATATCGTGCGATGGGACGACATTTACGCCTGTGGATCTTCGCGAGTTCGCACAGACACAGGTATGCATGTATGTATAGTTTTTCACTCATGCAATGAGAcctatttattttgtaacaaATGGTGTTAGGTCGAATACGTGCTTGGTAACAACCCGATGGGTATGAGCTACGTGGTGGGGTACGGTGGGAAGTACCCGGAATACGTGCATCACAGAGGAGCCTCGATTCCGGGGGATGAGTTCCCCACCTGCAAGGAGGGTTTCAAGTGGCTGGACTCTGATCAGCCTAACCCTAATGTGGCGGTGGGAGCGCTCGTTGGCGGACCATCTCTCAACGAAACGTACGTGGACGCGAGGAACAACTCGATGCAGGGCGAGCCAACCACATACAACTCTGCTCTCATCGTTGCACTCCTCTCGTCGTTGCTCACCGCCTCATCTGATGTTAAACCTTTTGCATGAGGGATgaaacaaaacacaaaaccCTAGTTTTGTTTATGGCTTTAATGAGATGATATTTTGCTAAGACCagtttgaatttaatatacaaattgTTTGGCAGTGCACGACCTGGTTTTGTTTTCTCGTGTCAATTTTGTACTTTATTAAAACTTTTCAAGTATTAGAAGATTAGAAAATGAGTTCGAGACCTAAGGGTGAtcataagaagaaaaaaaaaggaggagAAAgagc
This window contains:
- the LOC125207677 gene encoding transcription factor E2FC-like isoform X1, coding for MSASGDNLDLNLSLNLPLSRLQLEKHSLSPAPHPRIPSLPPSAFAATGSIDDKFLVHSNGLMIAQRPPFPLPPSHLLPRSNAQPNELANVGCKSGGNASILIPKQEEEVSKFVLGPSSYMGAKRLSKAKSSKHAKSVVKDANLEGIENFGLSGCRYDSSLGLLTKKFIKLIQEAKDGTLDLNRTADVLQVQKRRIYDITNVLEGIGLIEKTTKNHIRWKGVEMYGPKEQDDKVSHLKAEVELLRAEDCRLDDCIRQKLDDIRGLDRKNLFLTEEDITSLPNFRNQTVIAIQAPRASFLEVPDPDEDIGFSQKQHKLIVRSTTGPIDVYLLSKKEQKSRDASVKRAKLLDSMARTSSSRVDEADLSSSPDTSTTSKASGFQKIVPFDVGSDDDYWLRSDRNVSLSDLWSSEEL
- the LOC125207677 gene encoding transcription factor E2FC-like isoform X2, with the translated sequence MSASGDNLDLNLSLNLPLSRLQLEKHSLSPAPHPRIPSLPPSAFAATGSIDDKFLVHSNGLMIAQRPPFPLPPSHLLPRSNAPNELANVGCKSGGNASILIPKQEEEVSKFVLGPSSYMGAKRLSKAKSSKHAKSVVKDANLEGIENFGLSGCRYDSSLGLLTKKFIKLIQEAKDGTLDLNRTADVLQVQKRRIYDITNVLEGIGLIEKTTKNHIRWKGVEMYGPKEQDDKVSHLKAEVELLRAEDCRLDDCIRQKLDDIRGLDRKNLFLTEEDITSLPNFRNQTVIAIQAPRASFLEVPDPDEDIGFSQKQHKLIVRSTTGPIDVYLLSKKEQKSRDASVKRAKLLDSMARTSSSRVDEADLSSSPDTSTTSKASGFQKIVPFDVGSDDDYWLRSDRNVSLSDLWSSEEL
- the LOC125207677 gene encoding transcription factor E2FC-like isoform X3 — its product is MSASGDNLDLNLSLNLPLSRLQLEKHSLSPAPHPRIPSLPPSAFAATGSIDDKFLVHSNGLMIAQRPPFPLPPSHLLPRSNAQPNELANVGCKSGGNASILIPKQEEEVSKFVLGPSSYMGAKRLSKAKSSKHAKSVVKDANLEGIENFGLSGCRYDSSLGLLTKKFIKLIQEAKDGTLDLNRTADVLQVQKRRIYDITNVLEGIGLIEKTTKNHIRWKGVEMYGPKEQDDKVSHLKAEVELLRAEDCRLDDCIRNLFLTEEDITSLPNFRNQTVIAIQAPRASFLEVPDPDEDIGFSQKQHKLIVRSTTGPIDVYLLSKKEQKSRDASVKRAKLLDSMARTSSSRVDEADLSSSPDTSTTSKASGFQKIVPFDVGSDDDYWLRSDRNVSLSDLWSSEEL
- the LOC125207677 gene encoding transcription factor E2FC-like isoform X4 is translated as MSASGDNLDLNLSLNLPLSRLQLEKHSLSPAPHPRIPSLPPSAFAATGSIDDKFLVHSNGLMIAQRPPFPLPPSHLLPRSNAEEEVSKFVLGPSSYMGAKRLSKAKSSKHAKSVVKDANLEGIENFGLSGCRYDSSLGLLTKKFIKLIQEAKDGTLDLNRTADVLQVQKRRIYDITNVLEGIGLIEKTTKNHIRWKGVEMYGPKEQDDKVSHLKAEVELLRAEDCRLDDCIRQKLDDIRGLDRKNLFLTEEDITSLPNFRNQTVIAIQAPRASFLEVPDPDEDIGFSQKQHKLIVRSTTGPIDVYLLSKKEQKSRDASVKRAKLLDSMARTSSSRVDEADLSSSPDTSTTSKASGFQKIVPFDVGSDDDYWLRSDRNVSLSDLWSSEEL
- the LOC125204528 gene encoding protein SPA, chloroplastic-like; this translates as MLASRLNSPFLHCPLKLSSPSPFPTKPLKTQRSPSSYPCVRAVDLDQSTIVAITVGVVSVAVGIGIPVFYETQIDSAAKRENTQACFPCEGSGAQKCRFCLGTGSVSVELGGDEKEISRCINCDGAGSLTCTTCQGSGIQPRYLDRREFKDDD
- the LOC125203284 gene encoding endoglucanase 2-like, which translates into the protein MMDRKKKKGSCWGWFVLLIVLGGIAFSIFVLFRNSKPGSVFAAAFSVSKKYSNALGVAMQFFDVQKSGKLEDSNIAWRGDSALKDGSEAKLDLSKGMYDAGDNMKFGFPMAFTATVLSWAILEYGAQMMLVDQLEPAQTSLKWITDFLVNAHPVDNVLYIQVGNPKVDHGCWNKPEDMTEARPLLMVNVTSPGSDVAAEAAAALASASLVFKSVNATYSSLLLKHARQLFAFADKYRKSYSISIPQVGEFYNSTGYGDELLWAAGWLYHATAEQPYLDFVTGKNADQFADWGNPSWFSWDNKLPGAQVLISRISFFGGKDISNSDILMQYRDSAEVVMCGLLPESPSATSSRTENGLIWISEWNALQHPVASAFLAVLYGDYMNAAQVSSISCDGTTFTPVDLREFAQTQVEYVLGNNPMGMSYVVGYGGKYPEYVHHRGASIPGDEFPTCKEGFKWLDSDQPNPNVAVGALVGGPSLNETYVDARNNSMQGEPTTYNSALIVALLSSLLTASSDVKPFA